Proteins from a genomic interval of Paraconexibacter algicola:
- a CDS encoding helix-turn-helix domain-containing protein, producing MRRSDGIDAGRLSELVAADHTVAEIAEQLGRSEATVRHWLRRHDLAITDAARTKRRRLPRFSAVCATHGTAQHVRRPDGVAVCLQCRAAAVRDWRRRAKARLVAEMGGRCRCCGFDAFDAALHFHHLDPGTKRFAIGARGLTRSYERLREEAAKCVLLCANCHAGVEAGEVELPPSVLLDKLSDEPNLRG from the coding sequence ATGCGGCGCTCGGACGGTATCGATGCAGGGCGGTTGTCGGAGCTGGTCGCCGCGGACCACACCGTTGCGGAGATCGCCGAGCAGTTGGGGCGCAGCGAGGCGACGGTGCGCCACTGGCTGCGGCGCCACGATCTGGCGATCACCGACGCAGCGCGAACCAAGCGCCGACGCCTCCCGCGCTTCTCCGCGGTCTGCGCCACGCACGGCACGGCCCAGCACGTCCGTCGACCCGACGGGGTTGCGGTCTGTCTGCAGTGCCGGGCGGCCGCCGTTCGCGACTGGCGCCGTCGCGCAAAGGCACGACTGGTCGCCGAGATGGGGGGTCGGTGTCGGTGCTGCGGATTCGACGCCTTCGATGCCGCGCTGCACTTCCACCATCTCGATCCCGGCACGAAGCGTTTCGCCATCGGCGCGCGGGGATTGACGCGCTCGTACGAGCGTCTCCGGGAAGAGGCGGCGAAGTGCGTGCTGCTCTGTGCCAACTGCCACGCCGGCGTGGAGGCGGGGGAGGTCGAACTGCCTCCGTCGGTTCTCCTCGATAAGCTTTCCGACGAGCCGAACCTTCGGGGGTAA
- a CDS encoding Calx-beta domain-containing protein — translation MRFAQKGREGTRQVLSVAAAAVASLVLAPSAHAALGVSSPTVTEGTGPTAGATLSFTVTDSGLSCGGTAYVTTRAGTATATADYVPRTAFAVDIPTGLLGFGCSTTVTVAVVGDALDENDETVILDAAGTATGAAEASGTGTIADDDAAPTVTLAPGAAPEGTGTAGFVPLVASLSAPSGKAVTVPYTVAPGTATAPEDIDATAGQLVIPAGAGSGEVRVPTVGDDVDEPDEQFTVTLGTPLAGTATLGTGITATGTVVNDDAPVVSITGVSGREGTAATPTPFTFTVALSKAGRVPVTVRVLTGDVQAKAPGDYAPIDTTLTFAVGETSKTVTVGVVADAVREPDEAFAIALAEPVGATIGTAIALGAIIDDDAAGTGTGTGTGTGTGTGTGTGTGGNTGTGGGTGGTVTIPGGSVDATQPVVRLASLAYRRSGAKVRLTVTCPATEIRCTGTVNVFNVVVPKAKTKALRREVRLARGTFALAGGASTTLTLSTTAKGRALLTAARSFRARAFAVARDAAGNTGIATKTATFRR, via the coding sequence ATGAGGTTCGCGCAGAAGGGACGGGAGGGAACCCGTCAGGTCCTGTCGGTCGCCGCCGCCGCGGTGGCATCACTCGTGCTGGCGCCGAGCGCCCACGCGGCGCTGGGCGTCTCCTCGCCGACCGTGACCGAGGGCACCGGCCCGACGGCCGGCGCCACGCTGAGCTTCACGGTCACCGACTCCGGCCTGTCCTGCGGCGGCACCGCGTACGTCACGACGCGCGCGGGCACCGCGACGGCGACCGCCGACTACGTGCCGCGCACGGCGTTCGCGGTCGACATCCCGACCGGGCTGCTCGGCTTCGGCTGCAGCACGACCGTGACCGTCGCGGTCGTCGGCGACGCGCTCGACGAGAACGACGAGACGGTCATCCTCGACGCGGCCGGCACGGCCACGGGCGCCGCCGAGGCGTCGGGCACCGGCACGATCGCGGACGACGATGCGGCGCCGACCGTCACGCTCGCGCCCGGCGCGGCGCCGGAGGGCACCGGGACCGCCGGGTTCGTGCCGCTCGTCGCGTCGCTCAGCGCGCCTAGCGGCAAGGCGGTCACCGTCCCGTACACCGTCGCCCCGGGCACCGCGACCGCGCCGGAGGACATCGACGCGACGGCCGGGCAGCTCGTCATCCCCGCCGGGGCGGGCAGCGGCGAGGTCCGCGTCCCGACCGTCGGCGACGACGTGGACGAGCCGGACGAGCAGTTCACCGTCACGCTCGGCACCCCGCTGGCGGGCACCGCGACGCTCGGCACCGGGATCACCGCGACCGGCACCGTCGTCAACGACGACGCGCCCGTCGTGAGCATCACGGGCGTCAGCGGCCGCGAGGGCACCGCCGCGACGCCGACGCCGTTCACCTTCACCGTCGCGCTGTCGAAGGCCGGCCGCGTACCGGTCACGGTGCGCGTCCTCACCGGGGACGTGCAGGCCAAGGCGCCGGGCGACTACGCGCCGATCGACACGACGCTGACGTTCGCCGTCGGCGAGACGTCGAAGACCGTCACCGTGGGCGTCGTCGCCGACGCCGTCCGCGAGCCGGACGAGGCGTTCGCGATCGCGCTGGCCGAGCCCGTCGGCGCGACGATCGGGACCGCGATCGCGCTCGGCGCGATCATCGACGACGACGCCGCCGGCACGGGAACCGGGACCGGGACGGGAACGGGTACGGGCACCGGCACCGGCACCGGGACGGGCGGCAACACCGGGACCGGCGGCGGCACCGGCGGGACGGTGACGATCCCGGGCGGGAGCGTCGACGCGACCCAGCCGGTCGTGCGCCTGGCGAGCCTCGCCTACCGGCGCAGCGGCGCGAAGGTCCGCCTGACCGTCACCTGCCCGGCGACCGAGATCCGCTGCACGGGGACGGTCAACGTGTTCAACGTCGTCGTCCCGAAGGCGAAGACGAAGGCGCTGCGCCGCGAGGTGCGCCTGGCCCGCGGGACCTTCGCGCTCGCCGGCGGGGCCAGCACCACGCTGACGCTGTCGACGACCGCCAAGGGCCGGGCGCTGCTCACGGCCGCCCGCTCGTTCCGGGCGCGGGCGTTCGCGGTCGCGCGCGACGCCGCGGGGAACACCGGCATCGCGACGAAGACCGCGACCTTCAGGCGCTGA
- a CDS encoding glycosyltransferase: protein MRVLLGAFGDPGHTFPVIALGRALRARGHEVVVQTWVRWEPHVRAEGLGFSAAPEYDVFPTLGRHLKPYEAVVRATRDTLPLVQEVEPDVVVADILTLAPALAGELSGVPVATLVPHVDPRPDPGFPPYSIGARRPRTPVGRALWGRVDGLVSRGLLQGQRELNETRELLGLRRLDHVHGGISRALCLVGTFPQLEYPRTRRLPGTHVVGPLQWEPPTAQAPLPPGDAPLVLVAPSTSQDRDHRLLRAALAGLAELPVRVLATWNRRVPDPPVEVPRNATLVEWVSYARTMPRCDVVVCHGGHGTVVRALTSGAVVVAAPAAGDMNENAARIDWAGCGVRVPRLAVGPRALRLATGRALGDRRLATRAADLAAWAAAHDAGDRAATLVEELAATGRPVLSA from the coding sequence TTGCGGGTCCTGCTCGGAGCATTCGGGGACCCGGGGCACACCTTCCCGGTCATCGCGCTCGGCCGCGCGCTCCGCGCGCGCGGCCACGAGGTCGTCGTGCAGACCTGGGTGCGGTGGGAGCCGCACGTCCGCGCGGAGGGCCTGGGCTTCTCCGCCGCGCCGGAGTACGACGTCTTCCCGACGCTCGGTCGGCACCTCAAGCCCTACGAGGCGGTCGTGCGCGCGACGCGCGACACGCTGCCGCTCGTGCAGGAGGTCGAGCCCGACGTCGTCGTCGCGGACATCCTGACGCTCGCGCCCGCGCTCGCGGGCGAGCTGAGCGGCGTGCCCGTCGCGACGCTCGTCCCGCACGTCGACCCGCGTCCCGATCCCGGCTTCCCGCCGTACTCGATCGGCGCCCGGCGCCCCCGCACGCCGGTGGGACGGGCGCTCTGGGGCCGCGTCGACGGGCTCGTCTCGCGCGGCCTGCTGCAGGGCCAGCGGGAGCTGAACGAGACGCGCGAGCTGCTCGGCCTGCGGCGCCTGGACCACGTGCACGGCGGCATCAGCCGCGCCCTCTGCCTCGTCGGGACGTTCCCGCAGCTCGAGTACCCGCGCACCCGGCGGCTGCCGGGCACGCACGTCGTCGGGCCGCTGCAGTGGGAGCCGCCCACCGCGCAGGCCCCGCTCCCGCCCGGGGACGCGCCGCTCGTGCTCGTCGCTCCCTCGACCTCCCAGGACCGCGACCACCGGCTCCTGCGCGCGGCGCTCGCCGGGCTCGCGGAGCTGCCGGTGCGCGTGCTCGCCACCTGGAACCGGCGCGTGCCCGACCCGCCCGTGGAGGTGCCGCGCAACGCGACCCTCGTCGAGTGGGTGTCCTACGCGCGCACGATGCCGCGCTGCGACGTCGTCGTCTGCCACGGCGGCCACGGCACGGTCGTGCGGGCGCTCACCAGCGGCGCCGTGGTGGTCGCCGCCCCGGCGGCCGGGGACATGAACGAGAACGCGGCCCGCATCGACTGGGCCGGCTGCGGCGTCCGCGTCCCGCGGCTGGCGGTCGGCCCGCGCGCGCTGCGGCTCGCGACCGGCCGGGCGCTCGGCGACCGGCGCCTCGCGACTCGGGCCGCCGATCTCGCGGCCTGGGCGGCCGCGCACGACGCGGGCGACCGCGCCGCGACGCTCGTGGAGGAGCTCGCGGCGACCGGTCGCCCGGTGCTCAGCGCCTGA
- a CDS encoding LLM class F420-dependent oxidoreductase, which translates to MKLGVHIGYWGLGLTREDQLEIVQEAEKLGYDSVWTAEAYGSDAATILGWIAGQTSKIRIGSAIFQIPGRTAAMTAMTAATLDQLSDGRFILGLGTSGPQVSEGWHGVRFGKQLARTREYVDVLRMALARERVEYHGESIDLPLPDGPGKALKLTIAPVQDRIPIFIAAIGPKNTQLAAEIADGVIPTLFSPEHVTVIRDELQIGVDRAGNGKTIDDVEIAPTVQVFVGDDMTEARNLMRPFLGLYIGGMGSRDKNFYNQMVRRYGYDDAAQEIQDLYLEGKKDEAMAAIPDDLIDTVSVCGPRDHVKERLRAYKDAGVGTLGMTPMAWTKEARIQQLREVAQLHSEI; encoded by the coding sequence ATGAAGCTCGGAGTCCACATCGGCTACTGGGGCCTCGGCCTCACCCGCGAGGATCAGCTCGAGATCGTCCAGGAGGCGGAGAAGCTCGGCTACGACTCCGTCTGGACCGCGGAGGCCTACGGGTCCGACGCCGCGACGATCCTCGGCTGGATCGCCGGCCAGACCTCGAAGATCCGCATCGGCTCCGCGATCTTCCAGATCCCCGGGCGCACCGCCGCGATGACCGCGATGACCGCGGCGACGCTCGACCAGCTCTCCGACGGGCGGTTCATCCTCGGCCTCGGCACCTCCGGCCCGCAGGTCTCCGAGGGCTGGCACGGCGTGCGCTTCGGCAAGCAGCTCGCCCGCACCCGCGAGTACGTCGACGTCCTGCGGATGGCGCTCGCCCGCGAGCGCGTCGAGTACCACGGCGAGTCGATCGACCTGCCGCTCCCCGACGGTCCCGGCAAGGCGCTGAAGCTCACGATCGCGCCCGTCCAGGACCGGATCCCGATCTTCATCGCCGCGATCGGCCCGAAGAACACGCAGCTCGCGGCCGAGATCGCCGACGGCGTCATCCCCACCCTGTTCTCGCCCGAGCACGTCACCGTGATCCGGGACGAGCTGCAGATCGGCGTCGACCGCGCCGGCAACGGCAAGACGATCGACGACGTCGAGATCGCGCCGACCGTGCAGGTGTTCGTCGGCGACGACATGACGGAGGCGCGCAACCTCATGCGCCCCTTCCTCGGCCTCTACATCGGCGGCATGGGATCGCGCGACAAGAACTTCTACAACCAGATGGTCCGCCGCTACGGCTACGACGACGCCGCCCAGGAGATCCAGGATCTGTACCTGGAAGGCAAGAAGGACGAGGCGATGGCGGCGATCCCGGACGACCTGATCGACACGGTCAGCGTCTGCGGTCCCCGCGACCACGTCAAGGAGCGCCTGCGCGCGTACAAGGACGCCGGGGTCGGCACGCTCGGCATGACGCCGATGGCGTGGACGAAGGAGGCCCGGATCCAGCAGCTCCGCGAGGTCGCGCAGCTGCACTCGGAGATCTAG
- a CDS encoding SDR family NAD(P)-dependent oxidoreductase codes for MADRAAIITGASSGIGLAIAHMLGQEGYGLTVAARRPDKLTAAADELRAAGHRVVEYAGNLGDEEAIDAVVALHERTYGRLDVLVNNAGVGIGEFVGELTTKKVDLQLDLNLRSIFLFYRAAVPLLRAAGAEHRNALVVNTSSISGKVGEPWLSVYSATKHGVVGFTQAMNKELAKDGIKNTALCPAFVDTPMTDFVKGAVPAEKMITTQDIAESVRFLIRTSPGCVVPEIQYVQPGGGDLPGVDEVSV; via the coding sequence ATGGCTGACCGCGCGGCGATCATCACCGGGGCCTCCAGCGGCATCGGACTCGCCATCGCCCACATGCTCGGGCAGGAGGGCTACGGGCTCACCGTCGCCGCCCGCCGGCCGGACAAGCTGACCGCGGCCGCCGACGAGCTGCGCGCCGCCGGCCACCGGGTCGTCGAGTACGCCGGCAACCTCGGCGACGAGGAGGCGATCGACGCGGTCGTCGCGCTGCACGAGCGCACCTACGGCCGCCTCGACGTGCTCGTCAACAACGCGGGCGTCGGCATCGGCGAGTTCGTCGGCGAGCTCACCACGAAGAAGGTCGACCTCCAGCTCGACCTGAACCTGCGGTCGATCTTCCTCTTCTACCGGGCGGCGGTGCCGCTGCTGCGCGCCGCCGGCGCCGAGCACCGCAACGCGCTCGTGGTGAACACCTCGTCGATCTCCGGCAAGGTCGGCGAGCCGTGGCTCAGCGTCTACTCGGCCACCAAGCACGGCGTCGTCGGCTTCACCCAGGCGATGAACAAGGAGCTCGCCAAGGACGGGATCAAGAACACCGCCCTGTGCCCCGCGTTCGTCGACACGCCGATGACCGACTTCGTCAAGGGCGCCGTGCCGGCCGAGAAGATGATCACGACGCAGGACATCGCGGAGTCCGTCCGCTTCCTCATCCGGACCTCCCCGGGCTGCGTCGTCCCGGAGATCCAGTACGTCCAGCCCGGCGGCGGCGACCTGCCGGGCGTGGACGAGGTGTCCGTCTAG
- a CDS encoding peroxiredoxin family protein, which produces MRSPSRRSVVCCAALAALAAGAAACGSQDEEETTPAALAMPTAKAQDFPSTTGRSLADLQSMIPEGPVLSPTVSLVERGTSRVGFGLFDTARKQLGGAPVALYLSRTDGSSLRGPFPARSESLTVKPQFRSRQTAQDPDAANHVYVADLAFPSRGSWAVTAVARLDGRLVRTSPTAMRVGRTGSGPPQVGDRAPRVHTPTFEDVAGDLESIDTRVPPLRSLHDTDLADVLGKEPVVLVFATPQLCQSRVCGPVVDVAAQVQQRAGDDVRFVHMEIYRDNDLSKGFRPQVAAYRLPTEPWTFVIDRRGIVRERFEGAFSVAELERAVERVR; this is translated from the coding sequence ATGCGTTCCCCGTCCCGTCGCTCCGTCGTGTGCTGCGCCGCGCTCGCGGCGCTCGCGGCGGGGGCCGCCGCCTGCGGCTCGCAGGACGAGGAGGAGACGACGCCCGCGGCGCTCGCGATGCCGACGGCCAAGGCGCAGGACTTCCCGTCGACGACGGGCCGCTCGCTCGCGGACCTGCAGTCGATGATCCCGGAGGGCCCGGTGCTCTCGCCGACCGTGTCGCTCGTCGAGCGGGGCACGAGCCGGGTGGGCTTCGGCCTCTTCGACACCGCCCGCAAGCAGCTCGGCGGCGCGCCCGTCGCGCTCTACCTGTCGCGCACCGACGGGTCGTCGCTGCGCGGGCCGTTCCCGGCGCGCAGCGAGTCGCTGACGGTGAAGCCGCAGTTCCGCAGCCGCCAGACCGCGCAGGACCCGGACGCCGCCAACCACGTGTACGTCGCGGACCTCGCGTTCCCGTCACGCGGCAGCTGGGCGGTGACCGCCGTCGCGCGGCTCGACGGCCGGCTCGTGCGGACCTCCCCGACGGCGATGCGCGTCGGCCGGACCGGCAGCGGGCCGCCGCAGGTCGGTGACCGCGCCCCGCGCGTGCACACGCCGACGTTCGAAGACGTCGCGGGCGATCTCGAGTCGATCGACACGCGCGTGCCGCCGCTGCGCTCGCTGCACGACACCGACCTGGCCGACGTGCTCGGCAAGGAGCCGGTCGTGCTGGTGTTCGCCACGCCGCAGCTGTGCCAGAGCCGCGTCTGCGGTCCGGTCGTCGACGTCGCCGCGCAGGTGCAGCAGCGCGCGGGGGACGACGTGCGGTTCGTGCACATGGAGATCTACCGCGACAACGACCTCTCCAAGGGCTTCCGCCCGCAGGTCGCCGCCTACCGGCTGCCGACCGAGCCGTGGACGTTCGTCATCGACCGGCGCGGGATCGTCCGCGAGCGGTTCGAGGGCGCGTTCTCGGTCGCCGAGCTGGAGCGCGCCGTCGAGCGCGTCCGCTGA
- a CDS encoding PKD domain-containing protein — MTPVVRLAVAVAGAAALAVPATATAAQILTVDPAAPAGCAGGTCGSLGDALAAATAGDTVSVRAGTYREGGLAVPDGVLVQATPGTVTVTGGSAPTALSIGANATVDGLDLGVGAGVTAIAVTGTGAVVDRAAVRRQGTTAASVPLVLARPSSGVVLRRLAVLDGETRTGSFAAPTVLGEAGAAVQLTDSRVLGGPNAATAVELRGGASGPVVGGSVIASPTSAGTALALVSAADDAAAKVVTVRSSVLAAGAQGVGLLAASRAATGGPSTAGALAVTLSRVTIPRAGRSIVVDAAANGAVSLLDGLSGGGTGVGDVAVAATGSIVHGPARVTANVGGLGSAPNRAALVVSDSDTDVVAATGSNGRATTRLTGTRFTPDAQLLLPATAPDGLAGGRLRADAPVIDQGPGGAPAAETDVDGDPRTVGPAPDLGADEFRNRPPSARITRTPVSPRQNREVTFDATTSTDPDGPLGDAIVRYRWDFGDGVTQTTTTPTVTHRYTGMQTYASTVTVTDRGGATGTSGALSTLVRDGVGPKVVITQPTPDRRLVRFTTVTRTVRGRARAVRTRALLRFAGTTQDTASGTGPVALSLRLTQRFGSGPRPTKKTCRYLDPARGGIVGRSCKRPVYFDTAVAFGVWSFRTGRRTVLAPGRYVMTVRGTDATGNTTFTSRRFSVR; from the coding sequence ATGACGCCTGTCGTTCGACTCGCCGTGGCCGTCGCCGGCGCCGCGGCCCTCGCGGTTCCCGCGACCGCCACCGCCGCCCAGATCCTGACCGTGGACCCCGCCGCGCCCGCCGGGTGCGCGGGCGGGACGTGCGGGTCGCTCGGGGACGCGCTGGCCGCCGCCACCGCCGGGGACACCGTCTCCGTGCGCGCCGGCACCTACCGGGAGGGCGGCCTGGCCGTGCCCGACGGCGTGCTCGTGCAGGCGACGCCCGGGACCGTCACCGTCACCGGGGGCAGCGCGCCGACCGCGCTCTCGATCGGCGCGAACGCGACGGTCGACGGGCTCGACCTCGGGGTCGGCGCCGGCGTCACGGCGATCGCCGTCACCGGGACCGGCGCCGTCGTCGACCGGGCGGCGGTGCGTCGCCAGGGGACGACCGCCGCGTCGGTGCCGCTCGTGCTCGCCCGCCCCAGCAGCGGCGTCGTCCTGCGCCGCCTCGCGGTGCTCGACGGCGAGACGCGCACCGGGTCGTTCGCCGCCCCGACCGTGCTCGGCGAGGCCGGCGCGGCGGTGCAGCTGACCGACAGCCGGGTGCTCGGCGGCCCCAACGCCGCCACCGCGGTCGAGCTGCGCGGCGGGGCGTCCGGTCCGGTGGTCGGCGGCAGCGTGATCGCCTCCCCCACGTCCGCGGGGACGGCGCTGGCGCTCGTGTCCGCCGCCGACGACGCGGCCGCCAAGGTCGTCACGGTGCGCTCCTCGGTGCTGGCCGCCGGCGCCCAGGGCGTCGGGCTGCTCGCCGCGAGCCGCGCCGCGACCGGTGGGCCGAGCACCGCCGGGGCGCTGGCCGTGACGCTCTCCCGCGTCACGATCCCGCGCGCCGGTCGCAGCATCGTCGTCGACGCGGCGGCCAACGGCGCGGTCTCGCTCCTGGACGGCCTCAGCGGCGGCGGCACCGGTGTCGGGGACGTCGCGGTCGCGGCGACCGGCTCGATCGTGCACGGGCCCGCGCGCGTCACCGCGAACGTCGGCGGGCTGGGCTCGGCACCGAACCGCGCCGCGCTCGTCGTCTCGGACAGCGACACCGACGTCGTCGCCGCGACGGGCAGCAACGGGCGGGCGACCACGCGGCTGACCGGCACGCGGTTCACGCCCGACGCGCAGCTGCTCCTCCCCGCCACCGCCCCCGACGGGCTGGCCGGCGGGCGGCTGCGGGCCGACGCCCCGGTGATCGACCAGGGTCCCGGTGGCGCACCCGCCGCGGAGACCGACGTCGACGGGGACCCGCGGACCGTCGGGCCGGCCCCCGACCTCGGTGCCGACGAGTTCCGCAACCGGCCGCCGTCCGCGCGGATCACCCGCACCCCGGTCTCGCCGCGGCAGAACCGCGAGGTGACGTTCGACGCGACGACCTCGACCGATCCCGACGGCCCGCTGGGCGACGCGATCGTCCGCTACCGCTGGGACTTCGGCGACGGGGTCACCCAGACCACCACGACCCCCACGGTCACGCACCGGTACACGGGCATGCAGACCTACGCCTCGACGGTCACCGTCACCGACCGGGGCGGGGCGACCGGCACGTCCGGTGCGCTGTCCACCCTCGTGCGCGACGGCGTCGGCCCGAAGGTCGTGATCACCCAGCCGACCCCGGACCGGCGGCTCGTGCGCTTCACGACCGTGACCCGCACCGTCCGCGGCCGCGCCCGCGCGGTCCGGACCCGGGCGCTGCTGCGCTTCGCCGGCACCACGCAGGACACCGCGTCCGGCACCGGCCCGGTGGCGCTGTCGCTGCGGCTGACGCAGCGGTTCGGCTCCGGCCCGCGGCCGACGAAGAAGACCTGCCGCTACCTCGACCCCGCGCGCGGCGGGATCGTCGGGCGGTCGTGCAAGCGCCCGGTGTACTTCGACACTGCCGTCGCGTTCGGGGTCTGGAGCTTCCGCACCGGCCGACGCACCGTCCTGGCCCCCGGCCGCTACGTCATGACCGTCCGCGGCACCGACGCGACCGGGAACACGACGTTCACCTCGCGGCGGTTCTCGGTCCGCTGA
- a CDS encoding glycosyltransferase family 4 protein, whose product MGTLRVLAATDLFEPAVGGLERAVATLGEALSDRGHVVRVATLSIPGLPGRDRSGALDVIRLAGWHETFGPLYQDRHRPFHPTIPDPTVVKGLVAQIDEFRPDVLHAHGWILHSAIAARRLRPDVRLVVTLHDYSLTCPKKNNTRAGASCGVGGPVRCVTCATGQYGLPRAAALTAGLRTGGRRPGDVDAFVPISRAVLEVSRAAIPAGAVVELIPSPVSDHALAPATGPRPAFVPDGPYLMFAGEASTHKGIDVLAEAHALLGHEPPLLICATRPSAAAPWNALNTTVVVQRDHPEIVAAWRSCAVAVVPSVWQEPLGLSALEAMACGAPTVGTLTGGLRTSIRDEVDGLLVPPADPRALARAIRRLLDDEPLARRLGESARQRARGYAAADVARAHEALYRRLLADG is encoded by the coding sequence GTGGGCACCCTCCGGGTCCTCGCCGCGACCGACCTCTTCGAGCCGGCGGTCGGCGGGCTGGAGCGCGCGGTCGCGACCCTCGGCGAGGCGCTCAGCGACCGCGGGCACGTCGTCCGCGTGGCGACCCTGAGCATCCCGGGCCTGCCGGGCCGCGACCGGTCGGGGGCGCTGGACGTGATCCGGCTCGCGGGCTGGCACGAGACGTTCGGCCCGCTCTACCAGGACCGTCACCGCCCGTTCCACCCGACGATCCCCGACCCGACCGTGGTGAAGGGGCTCGTCGCGCAGATCGACGAGTTCCGGCCCGACGTCCTGCACGCCCACGGCTGGATCCTGCACTCGGCGATCGCCGCGCGGCGGCTGCGGCCCGACGTGCGGCTCGTCGTGACGCTGCACGACTACTCGCTGACCTGCCCGAAGAAGAACAACACGCGCGCCGGCGCGAGCTGCGGCGTCGGTGGACCGGTGCGCTGCGTGACCTGCGCCACGGGCCAGTACGGGCTGCCGCGCGCCGCCGCGCTCACCGCGGGACTGCGGACCGGCGGGCGGCGACCCGGGGACGTCGACGCGTTCGTGCCGATCAGCCGCGCCGTGCTCGAGGTGTCGCGCGCGGCCATCCCGGCGGGCGCGGTCGTCGAGCTGATCCCGTCCCCGGTGTCCGACCACGCGCTGGCGCCCGCCACCGGGCCGCGTCCCGCGTTCGTCCCCGACGGGCCGTACCTGATGTTCGCGGGGGAGGCGTCGACCCACAAGGGCATCGACGTCCTCGCCGAGGCGCACGCGCTGCTCGGCCACGAGCCACCGCTGCTGATCTGCGCGACCCGGCCGTCCGCCGCCGCCCCGTGGAACGCCCTCAACACGACGGTGGTCGTGCAGCGCGACCACCCCGAGATCGTCGCCGCGTGGCGGTCCTGCGCGGTCGCGGTCGTGCCGTCGGTCTGGCAGGAGCCGCTCGGCCTCTCGGCCCTGGAGGCGATGGCCTGCGGCGCCCCGACCGTCGGGACCCTCACCGGCGGGCTGCGGACCTCGATCCGCGACGAAGTCGACGGGCTCCTCGTCCCGCCGGCCGATCCGCGCGCGCTCGCCCGCGCGATCCGCCGGCTGCTCGACGACGAGCCGCTGGCCCGCCGCCTCGGCGAGTCCGCGCGGCAGCGGGCGCGCGGGTACGCCGCCGCCGACGTCGCCCGCGCGCACGAGGCGCTCTACCGCCGCCTGCTCGCCGATGGCTGA
- a CDS encoding GNAT family N-acetyltransferase, protein MADLSVQVVRTPPELAALAPAWATLHAQGCPNPFAHPAWLLPWAARWVAPGALRVLAVRRGEELVAVAPLHEDRGLRGTRVLRALGTGPESALVELPQIVTGPDPRRAVRAVVAWAWERADALSWIELPLAPDQGWVEPAWLAGGPDGPGTVVHKAVRACVVEPLPDTVEAWHATRKRNLRESLRRARNRLGRTGLPWSVEVHEGPDAVAALPTLLALHAARAALPGKVHHPGRFDDPAAAAFLRDAVAGLAAAGAVELHVLRVGDEPAAARLVLRAPGAIYLAWSGVAPQWWELSGVTLLTATAIERAIARGDRVANVGAGPDTAKLRFSERLEVHHEFLIGGTGRAARMTFGAYLGARALADLRRARAAVRTVPAA, encoded by the coding sequence ATGGCTGACCTGTCGGTGCAGGTCGTGCGCACGCCGCCGGAGCTCGCGGCGCTCGCCCCGGCCTGGGCGACCCTGCACGCCCAGGGGTGCCCGAACCCGTTCGCGCACCCCGCGTGGCTGCTGCCGTGGGCCGCCCGCTGGGTCGCCCCCGGCGCGCTGCGGGTGCTCGCGGTCCGGCGCGGGGAGGAGCTCGTCGCCGTCGCGCCGCTGCACGAGGACCGCGGCCTGCGCGGCACCCGCGTCCTGCGGGCACTCGGCACCGGGCCGGAGTCCGCGCTCGTCGAGCTGCCGCAGATCGTCACCGGCCCAGACCCGCGGCGGGCGGTGCGGGCGGTCGTCGCGTGGGCGTGGGAGCGCGCGGACGCGCTCAGCTGGATCGAGCTGCCGCTCGCCCCCGACCAGGGCTGGGTCGAGCCCGCCTGGCTCGCGGGCGGACCGGACGGGCCGGGCACCGTGGTGCACAAGGCGGTGCGGGCGTGCGTCGTGGAGCCGCTCCCGGACACCGTGGAGGCGTGGCACGCGACGCGTAAGCGCAACCTGCGCGAGAGCCTGCGCCGGGCCCGCAACCGCCTCGGGCGCACCGGCCTGCCGTGGAGCGTGGAGGTCCACGAGGGCCCGGACGCGGTCGCGGCGCTCCCGACGCTGCTCGCGCTGCACGCCGCGCGCGCCGCGCTCCCCGGCAAGGTCCACCATCCCGGCCGCTTCGACGACCCGGCCGCCGCCGCGTTCCTGCGCGACGCGGTCGCCGGGCTCGCCGCCGCGGGCGCGGTGGAGCTGCACGTCCTGCGCGTCGGGGACGAGCCGGCGGCCGCCCGGCTCGTGCTGCGGGCCCCGGGCGCGATCTACCTCGCCTGGTCCGGGGTGGCGCCGCAGTGGTGGGAGCTCTCGGGCGTGACGCTGCTGACCGCGACGGCGATCGAGCGCGCGATCGCCCGCGGCGACCGGGTCGCGAACGTCGGGGCGGGCCCCGACACCGCGAAGCTGCGCTTCAGCGAGCGGCTCGAGGTCCACCACGAGTTCCTCATCGGCGGCACCGGCCGGGCGGCCCGCATGACCTTCGGCGCCTACCTCGGGGCGCGCGCGCTCGCCGACCTGCGGCGGGCCCGCGCCGCCGTGCGGACGGTGCCCGCAGCATGA